TACAGCCTCAGGCTTTAGCTCAGAAGGTTTAGGATATGTTGCCGGACTAGATAATATTGTTGGTAACGATGCCATTGAATCTGACGGTTACTTAATGCAAGCGTCTTACACGATGGAAGCAAATCGCTTTGTAGTAACTTACGGTGAATCTGAAGTAAAAAATACTGGCAGTGTGTTAGATGCAACACATACTAATACCGGTGTTGCCTACTTTAGAACATTGCGCCCAGGCTTAACGCTTGTTTTTGAATATAACAATACCGAAGCCGATGTCTCTAATTCGTTAATAGGTGAAGATAACGATACCTTCGCCATTGGTTCAGTGATCACTTTCTAATCAACGAATATGCATAAGATTAGGTTCATTTAAAAGGCTTACAAAGATAGATACCAGTTCTAAAATCCGGCTGGTATTTATTATTTTAATGAGGTGCAACCTAAAAGATGAGCTTTCTCCAACTTTAGGAGGGTTAAATAGTTTCTAATAACCTGCTATGGTTAGCTAGCTCATTCATTTTACGGTAGTTTCCTTTATGTATAAAATTTTGGTTGCAGATGATCATCCGCTTTTTAGAGATGCAATCGTTAATATTATAGGTATAAAATTTCCGGGTTCAACCACCTATGAAACCGAGGACGTTGAATCTACTTTAGCATTTGTTAAAGAAAATGATGATATTGATTTAATACTTTTAGACTTGAATATGCCAGGTATGTCGAGCCTTAACGGTTTGTTAGATATTCGTAACGAATGTCCGACAACACCGGTTGTTATTGTATCGGCAGAGCAAGAAAAGCAGAAAATATTACAAACTATTTCTTATGGTGCTGTCGGTTTTATTTCGAAGTCGTCCTCAAAAGATGTTATTGGCGAAGCGATAGAAAGTGTTTTTCAAGGTAATGTATATTTACCGTCAGATATTATGCGCTCACAAGTCAACGACTCTAATACTAAAAAAGAATTTCAAGTTGCCCCCGAAAATATCTCCTTATTAACTCGCCGTGAATTAATTGTGTTAAAACATTTAACGAAAGGTGAAGCTAATAAACAAATTGGTTTTAATTTACATATTTCTGAAACTACGGTTAAGTCACACGTTTCCTCAATTTTGAAAAAATTGGGTGCGTCTAATCGCGTTAAAGTGGTATTAGGCTGCAGCGATGTTGATTTTAATCAATACTTAAAACGTTAAATAGATACATGTTTAGCATGACTTAGCATGAACTGTTTTGCTCAATGTATAATGTTACTGTGTTTAACTACGGCAAGTGAAGTTTGATATAAATCCAAGCTATAAAATACATAGACTGGTCGATTTTTATCATAACCGTTAGTACTTATGTCTACTTCCATTGACGAGTAATTTATTTATGTGCATTAGAGTTAATTCTATTTATATGTTCCTTACATGATACATTTTTACGTAACTAACCTTTTAAACTCAATAGGGTTTCATAATCGTACCGGATAAGGGATAGCTCCAAAGCTGCTTTAGTTAGCTTTTCTATTTATTTTCATTTATAAGCAAGTTCAAATAATCAATCGCTTCACTAGTGAATAGTAACGATGTTTTAACTTCTTTAATGTATTCATCATCAAGCGTTTCTTGAGCCATTCTCAGCTGCAACTCACTGATGAGTTTTGCTTCATAAACGTAACAAGCAATAGGAAGTTTTTTATGTAGTGCCGGCAACAGTGCTGCGCGTTTTACTTTTGTTTGTAACGCTAAAACTTCCAGTATCGAAGATGGAAAGTTCCAATGCTTGGCGATAAAGTAGGTGAGCTTTTTTGAATTTTTCGCCATGATATTTTTAAATAATGTCGAATTAGGTTGGCAATCAGGATGAACAACCGCAAACGCATCAATCATTAGTTGGTAAATAATAACGTCGCCTAAATTGGATATTAGACCAATAAAGTAGGCTTGAGCTGCATCGTTTTTAATTTTAGACTTCGCTACTAGTGTTTTAGCGTTAACTCCCGTAGACAAGCTATGCTGCCATATTTTTTGGCCATACTGGCGAAAATAAATACTTGATTGTGGCACAAGTTTATTTACAAAGCCGTTAATAACACCTTCTGAAAGACCCTTTATCCCAAGTACCATAAACGCTGATTTTAAGTCGTTAATTTCTTTGCTGCTACGGTTATAGTAAGTTGAATTGGCTAGCTCTATTACTTTTGCTGCTATGGCCGGCTCTTGCTGAATTAATGAAATAAGTGTGTCGGCATCAAAATCGTCATTATTTAATTGTTCAATTATTTTCGATAACGATATTGGCAGAATTGGTAGTGCGTCGAGGATTAGTTTTGGGTTGAGTAATAAGCTTTCAACTTTATCAGAAATGAACTCAGATAACTCGTCATTATGTGATGATGTAAAGCTGTTAGGCATACCAAACAAATAATCATAAAAAGCTTGTTGGTATTCCTCCTCAAACGAGTAGTAGCGGAAAGGTTTGTTATCTATGTTATCTATGTTATCTATGTTATCTATGTTATTTGTGTTGTTGTTGTTGTGCTGAATTTCTTCTTTTGTAACTTCCTTATTTTTAAGATTTTCAAAATAGTATAAATTAGCAGTGTTAGAAGCTTTCTTTTTAAAAAGAGCATTAATAAGTTTTTTAAACATAAATATAAGAAGTTATTGTTAGTAATACGTTGTAGGTTAAATAAATCGAGTAACACTTACTAAACTAGTAGTAAAATGGCGGTCAATTTATTAGCTTGGATGTTTATTATAATATTTGTTTTCTGTGTTGTATCAATTTTCCTATCTAATAAATACGACTTGTCATTAATATTATAAATTTATCGACTGAAATAACGATAGAACATTATTTACTATCGTCATTTAATCGCGATGAATCATGGTCTGTGCCTTATTTACTATTTTTTCTAATCTATATATTGGTGAAAGTACGGTTAAGTCACATGTTTATTTAATTTTGAAGAGGTTAGGTGGGGTCAATCGCACTAAAGTGTTATTAGGCTGTAGTGACGTCGATTTTAATCACTACTTAAAACGATAAAACGATAAAACGATAAGCCCGTTGCATGTATTGTGTTATTAAATTTTGCTAGCGGCATTAAATAAAAAGCCTGCAGGTTAATATGATATAAAAACGCTAGTAAATGTAGCGTTAATTGACGAGTTAAATACTGATAGCGATACCAAAAAAAAACACGTATTAGTTGATAACTAAACGTGTTTTTTTATGTATACAGCTAATATTATACGACTGACTAGTTATGACTATTTTCTAACTGGTAGAAGGTTGCTTGAACATAGTCGTTTGGTTCACCTGAGTTATTTTGATTATAAACCCCAGCTTTGAAGTACATATATTGATCGCTTTTATCATAGCCGCTGCTACTCATATCTACTTCTTGTACGATGTCGGCTTTTCCTTGGCGAATAATGGTAACGGTTAATTTGTCACCAACCACATTGATTCGATAACTAAACACTTCGTTAAGGGCAATGCCGTCTTCAGGATTATCTGCATTGCTGGCACGAGAACCAATAAGGTTATACCACTGTTCTTTGCCGTTACCTTTTAACGGCTCGTGAGCCATGTAAATTACGCCTTTGTCGTTATTGGGTAACTTGCGGTAATAAAGTCGAACAGGTTCATCTTTTGTTGCATGAATTTGGCCTATAATCACACGACCCACTTGCTTGTCATCACCCGTGGTGGTGACATGATTAACGGCTAATGTTGCGTCTAATGTGCCATCAACTCCGCCAGATTTCTTTTTTACATTACGCCTTGCTGTACTAAACACCCAGTTATTTTCGGTTATACCTTTAGTTTTTACTCTAAGGTCGCCTTTGCGAAGCATTTCTCTTAATTCACTGCGGGTATACTTA
The Colwellia sp. Arc7-D genome window above contains:
- a CDS encoding HDOD domain-containing protein, yielding MFKKLINALFKKKASNTANLYYFENLKNKEVTKEEIQHNNNNTNNIDNIDNIDNIDNKPFRYYSFEEEYQQAFYDYLFGMPNSFTSSHNDELSEFISDKVESLLLNPKLILDALPILPISLSKIIEQLNNDDFDADTLISLIQQEPAIAAKVIELANSTYYNRSSKEINDLKSAFMVLGIKGLSEGVINGFVNKLVPQSSIYFRQYGQKIWQHSLSTGVNAKTLVAKSKIKNDAAQAYFIGLISNLGDVIIYQLMIDAFAVVHPDCQPNSTLFKNIMAKNSKKLTYFIAKHWNFPSSILEVLALQTKVKRAALLPALHKKLPIACYVYEAKLISELQLRMAQETLDDEYIKEVKTSLLFTSEAIDYLNLLINENK
- a CDS encoding response regulator transcription factor; this encodes MYKILVADDHPLFRDAIVNIIGIKFPGSTTYETEDVESTLAFVKENDDIDLILLDLNMPGMSSLNGLLDIRNECPTTPVVIVSAEQEKQKILQTISYGAVGFISKSSSKDVIGEAIESVFQGNVYLPSDIMRSQVNDSNTKKEFQVAPENISLLTRRELIVLKHLTKGEANKQIGFNLHISETTVKSHVSSILKKLGASNRVKVVLGCSDVDFNQYLKR
- a CDS encoding polysaccharide lyase family 7 protein, yielding MLSPIKSLLSITLILALSGQGYLQAAEIKNSRNETVSLDANARPADNFDLSDWSISLPVDTNKDGIADNVPESYLVKGLSIKPLFYTADDGGMVFTAPIQGPKTSKNTKYTRSELREMLRKGDLRVKTKGITENNWVFSTARRNVKKKSGGVDGTLDATLAVNHVTTTGDDKQVGRVIIGQIHATKDEPVRLYYRKLPNNDKGVIYMAHEPLKGNGKEQWYNLIGSRASNADNPEDGIALNEVFSYRINVVGDKLTVTIIRQGKADIVQEVDMSSSGYDKSDQYMYFKAGVYNQNNSGEPNDYVQATFYQLENSHN